One bacterium genomic window carries:
- a CDS encoding NAD(P)-dependent alcohol dehydrogenase: protein MNNYRAYAATSPTSPLASTKIPRRNPNEHDVQIEILYCGICHSDLHSVRNEWGGTKYPIVPGHEMVGRVTKVGSAVKKFAPGDLAAVGCLVGSDRTCPACREGLEQYCAKMVMTYNSPDEFTGVMTYGGYSESIVVDEHFVLRVPNNLELAGAAPLLCAGITTYSPLRHWGVTKGKKVGVVGLGGLGHMGVKFAHAFGAHVIVFTTSHSKTEDALRLGADEVVVSNDSNQMQKHAGSFNFILDTVSANHDINAYINLLGRDGNFTLVGAPEKPLEVSAFPLIMGRRSFSGSLIGGLAETQEMLDFCGKHNITADVEVIPIQKVNEAYERMLKSDVKYRFCIDMASLKSE, encoded by the coding sequence ATGAATAACTACCGAGCCTATGCTGCAACCAGCCCCACGTCCCCGCTTGCTTCCACCAAGATTCCGCGGCGCAATCCAAATGAACACGATGTTCAAATCGAAATCCTCTACTGCGGCATCTGCCACTCCGATCTTCATTCGGTCCGCAACGAATGGGGCGGCACCAAGTATCCGATTGTGCCGGGCCATGAAATGGTCGGCCGCGTCACCAAGGTCGGATCTGCCGTCAAGAAATTTGCTCCCGGCGACCTCGCTGCTGTTGGTTGCCTGGTTGGTTCCGACCGCACCTGTCCCGCGTGTCGCGAAGGCCTTGAGCAATACTGCGCGAAGATGGTCATGACCTATAACTCTCCCGACGAGTTCACCGGCGTCATGACCTATGGCGGTTACTCGGAAAGCATCGTCGTCGACGAACATTTCGTTCTGCGCGTGCCGAATAATCTTGAACTCGCCGGCGCAGCACCGCTACTGTGCGCTGGAATCACCACCTACTCGCCCTTACGTCACTGGGGCGTCACCAAAGGAAAGAAGGTTGGTGTCGTCGGTCTTGGCGGGTTAGGTCACATGGGAGTGAAGTTCGCCCACGCCTTCGGTGCTCACGTGATTGTGTTCACCACCTCTCACAGCAAAACCGAGGATGCACTCCGCCTTGGCGCCGATGAAGTCGTCGTCTCGAACGACAGCAACCAGATGCAAAAGCACGCCGGTAGCTTCAACTTCATTCTCGACACCGTCTCTGCTAACCACGATATCAATGCTTATATCAACCTGTTAGGACGAGACGGAAACTTCACCTTGGTCGGCGCTCCGGAGAAGCCGCTCGAAGTCTCCGCTTTTCCTCTGATCATGGGCCGCCGCAGTTTCTCCGGTTCGCTCATCGGTGGTCTCGCCGAGACGCAGGAGATGCTCGATTTCTGCGGCAAGCATAACATCACCGCCGATGTCGAAGTCATCCCGATCCAGAAAGTCAACGAAGCTTACGAACGGATGCTCAAGTCCGACGTGAAGTATCGCTTCTGCATCGACATGGCATCCCTCAAATCAGAGTAG
- a CDS encoding ADP-ribosylglycohydrolase family protein gives MLGAIVGDIVGSVYEFDNIKMTEFPLFGEDCHFTDDSILTIALAEAILKDLDYVATMKQYYVRFPYGGYGGSFLRWVRSDDNMPYNSWGNGAAMRISPVGFAFDSLEDVLAKAKKYTEVTHNHPEGIAGAQATAAAIFLARTGSSKEEIRRYVSENFQYNLQRTCDEVRPDYAFNESCRGTVPEAIIAFLDSTDYENAIRLAVSLGGDSDTLACITGGIAEAFYGGVPKAIADEAMTYLVEPLRVVTEEFTAKYSGR, from the coding sequence GTGCTAGGTGCGATTGTCGGTGATATAGTCGGATCGGTTTATGAATTCGACAACATCAAGATGACGGAGTTTCCGTTGTTCGGTGAAGATTGTCATTTCACGGACGACAGCATCCTGACGATTGCGCTGGCAGAGGCGATTCTCAAAGATCTCGACTATGTTGCGACGATGAAGCAATACTATGTTCGCTTTCCGTACGGAGGCTACGGCGGGTCGTTCTTAAGGTGGGTGCGTTCCGATGACAACATGCCATACAACAGCTGGGGGAACGGCGCGGCGATGAGAATCAGTCCGGTGGGGTTTGCGTTTGATTCGTTGGAAGATGTACTCGCGAAGGCGAAGAAGTACACCGAGGTCACGCACAATCATCCGGAAGGGATTGCCGGAGCGCAGGCAACGGCGGCGGCGATATTTCTGGCGCGGACGGGAAGCTCCAAGGAAGAAATTCGCAGGTATGTCAGTGAGAACTTCCAATACAATCTTCAACGCACGTGCGATGAAGTCAGGCCGGACTACGCGTTCAACGAATCGTGTCGCGGGACGGTGCCGGAAGCGATCATTGCGTTTCTTGATTCGACCGATTATGAGAATGCAATTCGACTGGCGGTGTCGCTGGGCGGTGACAGCGATACGCTGGCTTGTATCACGGGTGGAATTGCGGAAGCGTTCTACGGCGGAGTGCCGAAGGCGATTGCGGATGAAGCGATGACGTATTTGGTGGAGCCGTTGCGGGTCGTCACAGAGGAGTTTACGGCGAAGTATAGCGGGAGGTGA
- a CDS encoding ferrous iron transport protein A, whose amino-acid sequence MNTKKLSLADLKPGESARIVAVHALGAARHRLMDFGFRCGEQVTMVRSAPLADPIAYKLRGAYVSLRKSEANLIEVDGSE is encoded by the coding sequence ATGAATACCAAGAAGCTAAGCCTTGCGGACCTCAAGCCGGGGGAAAGTGCGCGCATAGTTGCAGTGCATGCCCTTGGCGCGGCTCGACATCGATTGATGGACTTTGGCTTCCGTTGCGGCGAGCAGGTCACGATGGTGCGTTCGGCACCGCTGGCTGATCCAATCGCTTACAAACTTCGCGGCGCATACGTCAGTTTGCGAAAATCAGAAGCGAACCTGATTGAAGTGGACGGCTCCGAATGA
- a CDS encoding AraC family transcriptional regulator, whose amino-acid sequence MTITDEKLATNIARWTNQEDLLMTAIPGLILFRREKATEPECALYEPCLCVVAQGAKRVFLGEESYVYDSRHFLITTVDIPTIVQVIKASREKPCLGLVMKLDRREIAQLMVDSGLPSPPVQKSSLGMANGKITTPLLTAIQRLVDLLDEPQDIPILAPIIQREILYRLLVGEQGARLRQIASNGSQGHQVARAIDWLKSNYSRQLRVEDLATQASMSPSTFHHHFRALTAMSPLQYQKWLRLNEARRLMLIERLDAATAAFRVGYESPSQFSREYNRLFGNSPVRDIASMRQVAATESA is encoded by the coding sequence ATGACAATTACTGATGAAAAACTTGCAACGAATATTGCCCGGTGGACCAATCAGGAAGATCTACTCATGACAGCGATCCCGGGGCTCATCTTGTTTCGTCGTGAAAAGGCGACTGAACCGGAATGCGCTTTGTACGAGCCTTGTCTTTGTGTAGTTGCTCAAGGCGCAAAGCGTGTATTTTTGGGCGAAGAATCGTATGTATATGATTCGCGTCATTTTCTGATCACGACTGTGGACATTCCCACGATCGTGCAAGTCATCAAGGCGAGCCGGGAGAAACCATGTCTGGGACTCGTAATGAAGCTCGATCGGCGCGAGATTGCGCAACTCATGGTCGATAGCGGTCTTCCCTCGCCACCTGTTCAGAAATCGAGCCTTGGTATGGCGAACGGCAAGATTACAACGCCACTTCTGACCGCAATTCAACGGTTGGTAGATTTGCTCGATGAACCACAGGATATTCCGATTCTTGCGCCGATTATCCAGCGGGAGATTTTGTACCGTCTGCTTGTAGGCGAGCAGGGTGCCCGACTTCGTCAGATAGCATCGAATGGCAGCCAGGGCCATCAAGTGGCGCGGGCAATCGATTGGCTGAAGAGCAATTATTCGCGGCAGTTGCGTGTCGAAGACCTGGCAACGCAAGCGAGCATGAGTCCATCGACCTTTCATCATCATTTCCGGGCGTTGACCGCGATGAGTCCGCTGCAGTATCAAAAGTGGCTGCGATTGAACGAAGCCCGGCGGTTGATGCTGATCGAACGTCTCGATGCGGCGACGGCGGCCTTTCGGGTCGGCTATGAAAGCCCGTCCCAGTTCAGCCGCGAGTACAACCGCTTGTTCGGAAATTCGCCAGTGCGCGATATTGCGAGTATGCGTCAGGTCGCTGCCACTGAGAGCGCTTAG
- the feoB gene encoding ferrous iron transport protein B: protein MMSLGVEKKTYTVALVGNPNSGKTSIFNGLVGARAHVGNYPGVTVEKRSAVLNRSGLEIEFVDLPGVYSLSAATLDERIARKFILHNKPDVVINVIDSGNLERNLYLSAQVMEMGVPMIFVLNMWDEAQKQGITIKESKFTKLLGGPIVKTVAHKGEGVKELLELTVKFLLDKSNLAEFTPQIKYGGEIDTQIAEITRTVGSTSCNTLPPRWYAVNLLEDTVNIDDFAKPTPSERTLIHTQVADSKNRIKKHLGHESDTAITDARYRYIGDVLDSAVNRGSDTRMHFSNKLDSILTHRYFGYPIFLFFMWLIFQATYVIGQYPADWINQGVLALQGLISGLLPAGVINELVTNGMIGGMGAVLVFLPNIMILYLGIAIMEDSGYMARAAFMMDRFMRVLGLNGKAFIPLLMGFGCNVPAIMATRTLESHRDRVLAVLIIPFMSCSARLSVYVLFCGAFFAGNAGNVIFSLYLLGIAVAVIFGRLLKKSLFKDDTAPFFMEFPPYRRPTFKTGLLMMWERAKIYLGKIGKVILVASVVIWFLGAFPKIDNYSQDYDSQISVLQQQGTPEAEEQVVHLQSQMQTEEIQHSYIGRIGNLIQPIIEPLGFNWQMGIALITGFVAKEVVVSTLGVLYQLGEDVDETSTSLMNIISDESGGITPLVAYAFLVFVLLYTPCITVMAAMKREIGAKWMWFGMSVQLAVPWVAAFAIYRLGLLFGLGA, encoded by the coding sequence ATGATGAGCCTTGGTGTTGAGAAGAAGACATACACCGTAGCGCTGGTTGGTAATCCTAACAGCGGCAAGACATCGATTTTCAACGGACTTGTCGGTGCGCGTGCGCATGTCGGCAACTATCCCGGCGTAACGGTTGAGAAGCGCAGCGCGGTGCTCAATCGATCGGGATTGGAGATTGAGTTTGTCGATCTGCCGGGTGTCTACTCGCTATCCGCGGCGACGCTCGATGAGCGGATTGCGCGGAAGTTCATTCTGCACAATAAGCCGGATGTCGTCATTAACGTAATCGACTCCGGCAACTTAGAGCGCAATTTGTACTTGAGTGCTCAGGTGATGGAGATGGGCGTGCCGATGATTTTCGTTCTCAACATGTGGGACGAAGCTCAGAAGCAGGGCATTACTATTAAGGAAAGCAAGTTCACAAAATTGTTGGGCGGTCCGATCGTGAAGACGGTTGCGCACAAGGGTGAAGGGGTAAAGGAACTGCTTGAACTCACTGTCAAATTCCTGCTCGACAAGAGCAACCTTGCTGAGTTCACTCCGCAGATCAAGTATGGCGGCGAGATTGACACGCAGATCGCAGAGATTACCCGTACCGTCGGATCTACGAGTTGCAATACGCTGCCGCCGCGCTGGTATGCGGTGAATCTGCTTGAAGATACGGTCAACATTGACGATTTCGCGAAGCCGACTCCTTCGGAGCGGACGCTGATTCATACGCAGGTGGCGGATTCCAAGAATCGCATCAAGAAGCATCTTGGTCACGAATCGGATACTGCGATCACCGATGCGCGATATCGCTATATCGGCGATGTGCTTGATTCGGCGGTGAATCGCGGCAGCGATACGCGGATGCACTTCTCAAACAAACTCGACTCGATTCTGACGCACAGATATTTTGGATATCCGATTTTCCTGTTCTTCATGTGGTTGATTTTTCAAGCGACATACGTTATCGGACAGTATCCGGCGGATTGGATTAACCAAGGCGTGTTGGCGCTGCAAGGTTTGATTTCCGGTCTTCTGCCGGCGGGCGTGATCAATGAATTGGTTACGAACGGAATGATCGGCGGCATGGGCGCAGTGCTGGTGTTTCTGCCGAATATCATGATTCTGTATCTCGGTATAGCAATCATGGAAGATTCGGGGTATATGGCGCGAGCGGCGTTTATGATGGATCGTTTCATGCGCGTGCTGGGATTGAACGGGAAGGCTTTCATTCCGCTGTTGATGGGATTTGGCTGTAATGTGCCGGCGATCATGGCGACACGGACGCTGGAGTCGCATCGCGACCGCGTGTTGGCGGTGTTGATTATTCCGTTTATGTCGTGCTCGGCGCGGTTGTCGGTGTATGTATTGTTCTGCGGCGCGTTCTTTGCGGGAAATGCAGGGAATGTCATTTTCAGCCTGTATCTATTGGGGATTGCGGTTGCGGTGATTTTCGGCCGGCTGCTGAAGAAGAGTTTATTCAAGGACGACACAGCGCCGTTTTTCATGGAGTTTCCGCCGTATCGCCGTCCTACTTTCAAGACGGGCCTGCTGATGATGTGGGAACGGGCGAAGATTTATCTCGGCAAGATTGGCAAAGTGATTCTTGTCGCTTCAGTGGTAATCTGGTTTTTGGGTGCGTTCCCGAAGATTGATAACTATTCGCAGGATTACGATTCGCAGATCAGTGTGCTGCAACAGCAGGGTACACCCGAAGCCGAAGAGCAGGTTGTGCACTTGCAGAGCCAGATGCAGACCGAAGAGATTCAGCATTCGTACATTGGCCGGATCGGTAATTTGATTCAGCCGATAATCGAGCCGCTTGGGTTCAACTGGCAGATGGGAATTGCGCTGATCACAGGGTTTGTTGCCAAGGAAGTCGTCGTCTCGACGTTGGGAGTGCTGTATCAGCTTGGTGAAGATGTGGATGAGACTTCGACATCGCTGATGAACATTATTAGCGATGAGTCGGGAGGAATCACGCCGCTAGTGGCGTATGCGTTCCTGGTGTTCGTGCTGTTGTATACTCCGTGTATTACGGTGATGGCGGCGATGAAGCGCGAGATTGGCGCCAAGTGGATGTGGTTTGGAATGTCGGTGCAGTTGGCAGTGCCGTGGGTGGCTGCATTCGCAATTTACCGGCTCGGGCTGTTGTTTGGTTTGGGCGCGTAG
- a CDS encoding TonB-dependent receptor, with amino-acid sequence MLSISAPAFGIKLGGTITSSEDKSPVVEANILVEELDLNARADLEGRYQIEIDKAGKYRLQITHVSFETKVLDIELGERDTVINVTLSSRTYIYDEVVVTGTRTPYLLKDVPVTTEVIRTDDAIKTGASTVDQALKSAVGINVDNNFSGSGASLRGLDPTRVLILIDGEKMVGRVRGAIDLAQISLANVEKIEVVKGVGSTLYGSDAIGGVVNIITRKPQAQLRLNSAGEYGTFNSYMQNLELESKRGNWGLQMGARFDRTDGFDLDKTTPHTNGMERIKRFNLDGKVTRRLSKAFDLTVNGNFFRERKDWIESEYIDPITFTFDDQENNFRYSAGSKIAFQPNPRTLVDVNVYGTYYDHLWEKFTASGALSDKSRTEDYLGEASVNATHSYKDGHVVTMGGDFVAQSLKSEEIEGGTQEVSSGDVYMQYEWKPVENLTMLPGIRLEEHSTFGEHVNASINVMYNPHPRFRIRGFHGGGFRAPSIKELYFRFDHSAAGYIVIGGGEDLNPEKSRNSSLSLEYSYEGIGLHRITYFYNDINDMIEFNLTGFSPTYWRGIYKYQNVFKAYTRGIEWQSELKINHHVDFSVSYTWLTAKNRETGHWLLNRPEHALKLLSSIHFDEVGLVVTAWGSWYSGKLWVPLGEQNDFETDVWAPTRRDINLSVSKRVWDNLEVFARGENLTDDVEIEFGYWPGRTFHAGLRWNSM; translated from the coding sequence TTGCTTAGCATTAGTGCTCCCGCATTTGGTATCAAGCTGGGTGGAACGATCACATCAAGCGAAGACAAGTCGCCGGTGGTCGAAGCGAATATCTTGGTAGAAGAGCTTGATCTGAATGCACGCGCCGATCTTGAGGGACGGTATCAGATTGAAATCGACAAAGCCGGCAAGTATCGACTTCAGATAACGCATGTGAGCTTTGAGACGAAGGTGCTCGACATCGAGTTGGGTGAGCGCGATACGGTGATCAATGTGACGCTGTCTTCACGAACCTACATCTATGACGAAGTCGTGGTTACCGGCACGCGCACACCATATTTGCTCAAGGATGTTCCGGTGACGACGGAAGTCATCCGAACCGATGATGCGATAAAGACGGGAGCTTCGACAGTTGATCAGGCATTGAAGTCGGCAGTGGGGATCAATGTTGACAACAATTTCTCCGGCAGCGGGGCATCGTTGCGCGGTCTCGATCCGACGCGGGTGCTGATTCTGATCGACGGCGAGAAGATGGTTGGACGTGTGCGCGGGGCGATTGATCTGGCGCAGATATCGCTCGCCAACGTTGAGAAGATTGAAGTGGTCAAGGGAGTCGGCTCGACGCTGTACGGGAGTGATGCGATCGGCGGTGTGGTGAATATCATCACGCGCAAACCACAAGCTCAACTAAGGCTGAATAGCGCAGGCGAATACGGGACTTTCAACTCGTATATGCAGAATCTTGAACTGGAATCAAAGCGGGGCAATTGGGGGCTGCAGATGGGAGCGCGATTTGACCGCACTGACGGATTTGATTTGGACAAGACGACACCGCACACCAATGGAATGGAGCGGATCAAGCGATTCAACCTTGACGGCAAGGTCACGCGAAGACTTTCGAAGGCGTTTGATTTGACAGTCAATGGGAATTTCTTCCGCGAACGCAAGGACTGGATTGAGTCGGAATACATCGACCCGATCACGTTTACTTTCGATGATCAGGAAAACAACTTTCGTTATTCGGCGGGGAGCAAGATCGCATTCCAGCCGAATCCGCGTACGCTGGTGGATGTCAATGTGTATGGGACCTATTATGACCACCTGTGGGAGAAATTTACGGCATCCGGCGCGCTGTCGGACAAGTCGCGAACCGAGGACTATCTGGGCGAAGCGTCGGTAAATGCGACGCACAGCTACAAGGATGGACATGTCGTCACGATGGGCGGCGACTTCGTCGCGCAGTCGCTGAAATCGGAAGAGATTGAAGGCGGTACGCAGGAGGTTTCCAGCGGCGATGTTTATATGCAGTACGAGTGGAAGCCGGTTGAGAATCTGACTATGCTTCCGGGAATCCGGCTCGAAGAACATTCGACATTCGGCGAACACGTCAATGCTTCAATCAACGTGATGTATAATCCGCATCCGCGGTTTCGTATTCGCGGATTTCACGGCGGCGGATTCAGAGCGCCTTCGATCAAGGAACTGTACTTCCGTTTCGATCACTCGGCGGCGGGATACATCGTTATCGGCGGTGGAGAAGATCTGAATCCGGAAAAGTCGCGCAATAGTTCATTGTCTTTGGAGTACAGCTACGAGGGGATCGGACTGCACCGGATTACCTATTTCTACAACGACATCAACGACATGATCGAGTTCAACCTGACGGGATTCTCGCCGACGTATTGGCGCGGGATTTACAAGTATCAGAATGTTTTCAAAGCATACACACGCGGGATCGAGTGGCAGAGCGAACTGAAGATTAATCATCACGTCGATTTCTCGGTGTCGTACACCTGGCTGACGGCGAAGAATCGCGAGACGGGACATTGGCTGTTGAACCGTCCGGAGCATGCGCTGAAATTGCTGTCATCGATTCATTTCGATGAGGTCGGGTTGGTCGTGACGGCATGGGGAAGCTGGTACTCGGGCAAGCTGTGGGTGCCGCTGGGAGAGCAGAATGATTTCGAGACGGATGTGTGGGCGCCGACGCGACGCGATATCAACTTGAGTGTATCGAAGCGGGTGTGGGATAATCTCGAGGTTTTCGCGCGCGGCGAGAACTTGACTGACGATGTCGAGATCGAATTTGGTTACTGGCCGGGCAGGACATTTCACGCTGGGCTGCGCTGGAACAGCATGTAG
- a CDS encoding aspartate/glutamate racemase family protein: MKTLGLIGGTTWVSTVDYYRLINQMVNQRLGGLNSARMLLYSVNFEEFRPPDTVEGWENVTQRIIAIARTLEQGGAEGLVLCANTLHKIADPVQEKIGIPIIHIAKATAAEIGRAQLHKVALLGTKFTMQEPFYHDKLRAQGIETLIPEQNDRLYIHDAILDEMALEIFKPETKQRFLEIITQLQQRGAQAIVLGCTEIPILIKPADTTTPLFDTTHIHAQAAVDFALSD; encoded by the coding sequence ATGAAAACGCTCGGACTTATCGGCGGTACCACCTGGGTATCGACCGTCGATTACTACCGCCTCATAAATCAGATGGTCAATCAACGACTTGGCGGGCTGAATTCCGCCCGGATGCTGCTTTACTCTGTCAACTTCGAGGAGTTTCGCCCTCCTGACACCGTCGAAGGCTGGGAAAACGTTACACAAAGAATCATTGCCATCGCCCGTACTCTCGAGCAGGGTGGCGCCGAGGGCTTAGTCCTCTGTGCCAACACCCTGCACAAAATTGCCGACCCGGTTCAAGAGAAGATTGGCATTCCTATCATTCACATTGCCAAAGCCACCGCAGCTGAAATCGGCAGAGCCCAACTTCACAAGGTCGCCTTATTGGGCACCAAGTTCACCATGCAAGAGCCATTCTATCACGACAAGTTGCGTGCGCAAGGCATCGAAACCTTGATCCCCGAACAAAATGACCGCCTCTACATCCACGATGCAATTCTCGATGAGATGGCGTTGGAGATATTCAAGCCGGAAACGAAACAACGCTTTCTGGAGATCATCACACAACTGCAACAGCGCGGCGCGCAGGCAATCGTCCTCGGTTGCACCGAAATCCCGATCCTCATCAAACCAGCCGACACAACCACACCGCTCTTCGACACAACTCACATCCACGCCCAAGCCGCCGTCGACTTCGCTCTGTCAGACTAA
- a CDS encoding tetratricopeptide repeat protein — MNYVKAATIVILAVCLTACSSKPVDDGKVPISTTSKEARELFVQAQDLNDKLRGNEAIPLLQQAVALDSNFAQAHLLMSQTAPGAAEFFASLEAARRTATFASEAEQWMIQAFDAAVAGNTTQQLQTLQKLAAARPGDERVHMLMGNFYFAQQNWTEAVAAYQKAAAIDSSFSPVYNQLGYSYRFSDRDTDAESAFKKYIQLIPNDPNPYDSYAELLMKLGRYDESIAQYEQALKVQPTFPPSYFGIASNLNFLGRYEDARKKMQEFLDFAVNDGQRRAAFAGMAVSYIDEGKYDLGLEMLQKQFEIAAGKNDFAAMSGDVNLMGTVLIEMGRYDDALAKFKETVEMQAKAENNSDQLSDQARLNYQYDAQFVLDWRSLQRNGRRRPKSRLLHKGV; from the coding sequence ATGAATTACGTGAAAGCTGCCACTATCGTGATTCTTGCTGTTTGCCTGACGGCGTGCAGCAGCAAACCTGTTGATGACGGCAAGGTGCCGATATCGACAACTTCCAAAGAAGCACGCGAGCTGTTTGTGCAGGCGCAGGATCTAAATGACAAGTTGCGGGGCAATGAGGCGATTCCGCTTCTGCAACAGGCGGTCGCGCTTGATTCGAATTTTGCCCAGGCGCATTTGCTGATGTCGCAAACCGCACCGGGGGCTGCGGAGTTTTTTGCAAGCCTTGAAGCGGCACGACGTACCGCAACATTTGCAAGCGAAGCTGAGCAGTGGATGATCCAGGCATTTGATGCGGCTGTTGCCGGAAACACGACGCAGCAGTTGCAGACGCTTCAGAAGTTAGCCGCCGCGCGTCCGGGCGATGAGCGTGTCCACATGCTGATGGGCAATTTCTATTTTGCACAACAGAATTGGACTGAAGCGGTAGCGGCATATCAGAAGGCAGCGGCAATCGATTCGTCGTTTTCGCCAGTCTATAATCAGCTCGGCTACAGTTATCGTTTTAGTGATCGTGACACGGATGCCGAGTCGGCATTCAAGAAATATATTCAACTCATCCCGAATGATCCGAACCCTTACGATTCGTATGCCGAGCTGCTGATGAAACTGGGACGGTATGATGAATCAATCGCGCAGTATGAACAGGCGTTGAAGGTGCAGCCGACATTTCCGCCATCTTATTTCGGGATCGCATCGAATCTGAATTTCCTCGGACGTTACGAGGATGCTCGCAAAAAGATGCAGGAGTTTCTTGATTTCGCAGTCAATGACGGACAGCGACGGGCGGCATTCGCCGGTATGGCGGTATCATATATCGATGAAGGGAAGTACGATCTTGGATTAGAGATGCTTCAGAAGCAATTCGAAATAGCCGCAGGGAAAAACGATTTCGCGGCAATGTCCGGTGATGTGAACTTGATGGGAACTGTCTTGATCGAGATGGGTCGTTATGATGATGCTTTGGCGAAATTCAAAGAGACCGTCGAAATGCAGGCCAAAGCCGAAAACAACTCTGATCAACTTTCAGATCAGGCGCGACTGAATTATCAGTATGATGCCCAATTTGTACTTGATTGGCGAAGTTTACAACGCAATGGGCGACGCCGCCCTAAGTCAAGACTACTTCACAAAGGCGTATAA
- a CDS encoding metal-dependent transcriptional regulator, translating into MITLTPKDEDYLETIYRISRDSDTVGVTDIARARNVTVPTARSAVSRLIRYGLVRQQHYGKIMLNSDGEKLGEQIYSVHSTIRRFLAEVLLLDAEKADEEACRMEHGLSRSTLRRLSLFLDAVNGCGGGNPGCLGRYRQSIGSK; encoded by the coding sequence ATGATTACATTGACGCCAAAGGATGAGGATTACCTCGAGACAATTTATCGCATTTCACGCGATTCCGACACGGTCGGTGTTACTGATATTGCGCGAGCGCGCAATGTGACTGTTCCGACTGCCAGATCTGCAGTCAGCCGCCTAATTCGGTATGGCTTGGTCAGGCAGCAGCATTACGGCAAGATCATGCTGAATTCGGACGGCGAAAAACTTGGCGAACAGATCTATTCGGTACACAGTACGATTCGGCGATTTCTCGCCGAGGTGTTGTTGCTTGATGCAGAAAAGGCGGATGAAGAGGCCTGCCGGATGGAACATGGGCTTTCGCGGAGTACACTGCGGCGGTTGAGTCTGTTCCTTGATGCGGTCAATGGTTGCGGCGGTGGGAACCCCGGCTGTTTGGGGCGGTATCGCCAATCAATAGGGTCTAAATAG